CACGACCCAATACTGGGTCACAGCATGTCAGGTACTGGATCaccttgctctggtcagcactgcagACCGGGACATTAAAAGCCCCGttggcggtgctgcccagctaaggtaGGCTAGTGCCTACCTCTTCCGACACCACGCTGTATCCCAGAAGTGACtagcagcaggtccggcttctAGGCAGGTGGGCCACGAGGCTCCGCACGCTGTCCCTACCCTGAGCACTATTCCCAATGGGAACTGGGGGGAAAGCGGTGCTTGTGGGCAAGAGCTGCACAAAACCACTTGAGCGCCTCCATCTAGGAGCTGGACCTACTGCTGGTCCCTTCCGGGGTGCAGCGCGGTCCACGGTGCCAGgactggcaggaagcctgccttagcaccccagCTGCGCCGCTGATCGGGAGCAGCCAGAGGCAAgtctgtgccccaatccccagccccgagcccccccagACTTGaagcccttcctgcacccccaaacccctcatccccagcctcaacTCAGAGCctgcaatcccagcccagagccctgacccactcctgcatcccaaccctctgccccagccctcagggGCCCCCAACCTAGAACCCCTtcttgcactccaaacccctcatccccaacccccccgagcctgcacccctagcccagagccctgaccccctctcgcaccccaaccccctcatccctggccacaGCCCAACCCcataccccagcccagagccccctcccacaccctgaacccttcattccTGGATTCAACCCGCAGCCCTcaaccccgcaccccaaccctctgctccagccctgagcccctcccacacccctcatccccagctccattgtgTCACGGGCATCAACAGTTTTCATCAGTTGGGTCcccaggaaaaaaagtttgaaaaccattgctctACAGAACAGCAAACTTGGACTCTGCCAGAAAGCCACTGGAATCTTTAGGCCAGGAACCCTCTACCAAGGGCACACAGCATTCAAATATTAGGCGCTCAGGCCTAAGCACCCAGCAGAAgagctgccactgatttcaagttTCGCAATGGTGTAGTGCAGGGGTGGCAaatctgtggctccggagccacatgcggctccttgtacaggcatcgactccagggctggagctacaggcgctaACTTTCCAATGcgctcactgctcaatccctggctctgccactggtcctgcccccactccaccccttcctgctctcttccctgagcctgccgtgccctcactccctccccccaacccccctggcagagcctcctgcatgccacaaaacagctgatcaggaggtgtggggagggagggagaggcgctgattggtggggctgccggtgcgtgggaggcactgggggtggagggggctgctgacatattactgtggctctttggcaatgcacattggtaaattctgactccttctcaggctcaggttagcCACCTCGGTGTAGTGAAACAGTCTCTTAGGTTGACATCAAGGCTTTAGCCGGGCTTTGGGAATATAGTTAGGTGCCATCTAGgcttctatatatttttttctgtattgtctCTGGATCAGGGACAGGTGTGTTGCAACCATATCCCCTAATTCAGTTACAGCTGTACAATAGACAGGGCCCTAgaagaaatattttgttaaagCTGGAGAACATTTTATAACAGAAGATAGTTATAGCTACTTAACTGTAACAGAGTATTTAGTACCAATATACAATGGAGACGGGTGTATGGCTTGTCTTATGGGTGCATTAGAAATATTTAGACAGAAATTTAACTAAATTACTGCTTTAAAACATGGTACTCTTGAAGCTTTTTGTGGCATCCTTTGCCGTTCATGAATACTAGAAATTTCTGTTAAATTTTAATACTTACAAGCCCCCTTCTAGGAAATTACAAACATTTTCATCACGTTTGGATACCAAATGGAAAGTTTCTCTGATAATTTGTTGCTGTGTATCTTCACtctgtgaaaaaatatatatatattttactatcAGACTAAAGTAGATTACTTAACAGTAATTTATATTTATAGCTTTTATAGTTTGCCTCTCTTTACTAACAGCACTACCAAGACAATCAGCTTTGTTGCCTTCTAATCAGGCACCACAAGTCCATACCATTCAGGATACGATCCaacactctcacagatcttgggagacaggccccaaatctgaagcaaatactcaccagcaaccacacaccatacaacaaaaacactaactcaggaacctatccttgcaacaaagcccgttgccaactctgtccacgtatctattcaggacctaatcacatcagccacactatcagaggctcggtcacctgcacatctacgaatgtgatatatgccatcatgtgccagctatgtccctctgccatgtatattggccaaaccagacaatctctatgtaaaagactaaatggacacaaatcaaactaaatggacacaaatggacacaaatcaagaattataacattcaaacaccAGTCAGAGAAcgcttcagtctccctggtcacttgattacaaatctaaagttgcaatattataacaaaaaaacttcaaaaacagactccaacgagagagtgctgaattggaattaatttgcaaaacggacaccattaaattaggcttgaataaagactgggagtgaatgggtcattacacaaagtaaaagtaTTTCCCCATGATAAAGAACCTGTTGTTCGACTGAACTGTGGGGTTTTGGCCTAATTCCAGTGACAGGTGTTGCTGTACTGATGCAAaacactagtgtagacaaggaaaGCTGGTTTTGCACAGTGCAGCTCACCCCAATTTCAAGCACAGGGTGAACTGCATTGGTGCACAGTGTGGCTACATTCTGAGCCAAAATTAAATAATATATTGTGAACATACTGTTAGGTaaactaaaataaacaaaaaaagactTATCACAGTGCCTAGGCTAGGGCATACTAAACAAGTTGTAGATATGTAGAAGGAAACTGTAAACAAAGCAGTGATCACACACACTCATTTATTCAAAGTAACAGTAACTACAGTACAAcctgagttatgaacaccagagatatgaactgaccagtcaaccacacacctcatttggaactggaaatacacaatcaggcagcagcagagaccaaaaaaatgcaaatacagtacattagtgttaaatgtaaactacttaaaaaatagtgaaagtagcatttttcttctgcatactaaagtttcaaaactgtattaagttgatgttcagttgtaaacttttgaaagaacaaccacaacattttgttcagagttatgaacaacctccattcccaacatgttcgtaactctgagattctactgtacatTCTACTGTCACTAAACTATGGATCAAAGTAATCAGTGTTTTACAGTTGCTGCAAGATTATTGGAATTGTGAAGCTTTTAAATGCTCCCACAATTTTACTGCTCCTCAGGCAAAATAATCTTACGTAACAGGACGGGACAGCAACAAGTCCATGTCAGGTGAGGGCAACCCCACTGTCCTTCAGTTCTTTGGACAAATGCAGCTCACAAAAAGGCGGGCAACCACAAAGCCATCCCActtttcccagcactgctgcagtTGTAGCAGGTCTACAAAACAGCAAGGAGACATatacacacgcatacacacacacacacaaatcagtgaTGAAATAAATCTTAGGATAGGAAAGAGAAAATAGAAGTGAACTGCTTCATTTTAGGAAGAGTTTCCTATATTCAAGTCACTTTCTGCTACCAATCCAAGTAACAATCACCATAAGATTGACAGataaaagaaaataacaaaatctCTTCCCTAAAATTTCTGAAATCTCCCATTTGAAAttgggaagaggaaaaggaagattcacacacacacaaaatgaagttAAAGTCTTACAGACATAGCCAGCCTGAAACTCTTCACAAACGTGTTAATTTTGAAATGGTAAATCAAGATAATCAGTTTGCTGAATGATAGATGCTAAGAAGAGGGAGTGGGTTTCTTGACCCATGTTATAGATTCTCCAGCTTCTCTGTCCCTGGGTAGGGGACAAATTTCTCTCACTCAGAGAGTGGTTTTCTGCCAGCAATGTACTCATTTATTAAACACCGGCAGTGCAACCCAATGAGCGATAGTCATCATTACTGCAAAGGTATGTCCTTGATAAAAACATAGTTTTAACTTATGAAGTTATATAATTCTGAACAATGCAACCTTTGTGTATTTGACTGACTAGCTATAGATGTCAAAAGTGAATTTTTTTCAATTGGTACTACTTTTAATATCTGTATTTATGTAATTTTGCTAAAGACAAGAATGTTCTTGTGTATTTCTCTACATCCAGTGGTAACTCCACAGTTAGGAAATACAGCACACAGCTTAAAAGATTATCCTTTAGTTTTATCCTGGgatagcttttttgttttgttaattcccCGATCAAGCCTGTGGTAGTAATTCCTAACTCCAAGCACATATTTACACAGAATTTTGCACAAATTTTAGCTAGTAAGAAATTCACTTTctcacagattaaaaaaatattatgtgCATCTGCtgctgttcatttatttttttccctttgtatgAGAAACATCACTTTTCTAATACTATAGgagtttacagaaaaaaaatttgcTGACTGACCTCTACCAAAGGCCTTAAGCCTTTTCTCACCTTCTCAATACTAGCATCTCTGTCACTAAGGAGACACACAATGCTGTACAAGAGATAAAGAAAGGAGCGTAAAAGAACTCTCCAAAGCATATTGTCAGAATTCTACATTTCTTCAGctttaaaataagtttaaaatcaattttgttttgaaattgaactgtttatgacagaagtagTGCATGAATGATTTTTGGTCGGGATGGGAAAGAGAGGAGAGCTTGAAAGCTTCTGTTTTTTCTTGTAAAGTCATCTCTCCAAAAAACCCACTTAGTTTAGAATAATTATTTAACAGTACTGGACATAAGCTGGTCAGTATTATTTCATATACAGGCTGGTGCAATATTTTGGAATGGTGTGCAAAAAAGGAACAGCAGATGGCTGAGCTCTGTGTCTTTATAAATTTGGCCAGCTGTGAATCAACTAGGTTATAAGAGGTTAAAAAAGTACTTTGGGAAACGTAATTGATTTGaatatattttcttgtatttcaaAGAAGAACATAATGTCTCCACATCGCATCTCTAATTTTAAGACAGTATGGCATATCAGAAGAAAACAGTATAAACCACATTAACACCCATCAtgatatttaaattaattttaatttttaaaaagaattatgaTTCAAACACCTTAAACAgacaaaactattttaaatgagtatttaagaccattgctttaATTTCTGAAATACTAGAAACCCATAGTTTCAATAAAAACCTTAACATGAAACCTATTATCAGTGTCCATCCTCTGTCTGTCCAAGATCCTCTTACCTAAGTTCCTGCTAAGTCCTCTTTCTCCgccgcagccccagggcagtctgcaccccaaactcctcatccccaggctccaccccagagcccacaccctcagccagagccctcaccactccccacccctgagctccctcctacactccaaacccctcagtcctacCCCCACCACACATAATCTCCATATTAGTGCACACTACAAAATGCATTCAGCACATGGatggagggtgaccagatgtcccgattttatagggacagtcccgatttttgggtctttttcttatataggttcctattacccccaccacatcccaatttttcacatttgctgtctggtcagcctacatggatgtaaaaaattagaaggaacatTGCCTTTTACCCCAAATTATAAGAGATCCTAAATTACCAAATTTGGATATGAATTAGACCCCACCCCCCgaaaaaaattgaaaggtggTCGGAATTGGGTATTCAGCTCAGGTCCAGGTTTGCATCCAATCAATGTCCTGGAAAATCATCCCAGTTTATCACATATTCAGTATCAATCAGTGTTGCTGGGAGCCTCAGTATTGGTCACAAATGACTTCGGCTAATTTACACTGCCATAATCAATTACTGTATTGTAGATACAGTTCTAAGCTCTGGACTACACTATGGGTATGTCAGCTAGGGCTGTGATTTGTATCATTATACTGATACTATTTTAAGCCCACTATGGATGCAGGTATAACAGTACAAAGGTGCCTAAAACTGGTATAATTTATTTCTCTTCCGAATATAGAATAAATCATACCTGTATCAGCACTTTTATACCGAtttaactgcatctacactgggggttactGCTTTAATTATACGTGTACAGTCTAAGCAATAAGACTtcctagtgcagacaagcccaGATCAGGGATGGGCTACCAACCCCAAAGAGACTCAGAGCACATCAATGCCTGCTGACACGAAGACTCTCCAACATCCAACCACCTACCAGTGAGAAGTCGCCACCCAGCCTGCATCAGCCACCCTGCACAAGAGCCGCCTGGACCCATAGCTCAGGCCGACAggtgctgggaagggggcagagtgaCAAGGGATCACCTCTGAGCTGCGCTCCCACAGGCCTGCGGGCTAATAACTGCACCGTCCCCCAGAGCGGGGGCTACACCCTGACGGGGAAGGCAGCCCAAGGCACAGAcccactgcccttccccactccttgctactgcccccatccccaccccgccTCTCAACAGCCTCCTGAGGCCCAAGCCTGGCCGCACTCCTAGGGCGGGACCAGCTCAGAGAGAGACCCCCTTGGCCCTAGCCCCTGGGCCCCGCCCGCCCGCGCGCCCCGTACATAGCGCTGGTAGAACTTGGAGAGCCGGGGTTTGCCGTGGTTGTTGAAGATGAGGATCGCTTTGATCATGGTGAAGCGGCGGGAGGAGGCCGCTCCGGCCGGCCGGGTCACTGcgagctctgcccctcccccttcacacTAGCAGCAGCTCCCCCACTATTCGTCCCCAGAGCGGAAACAGAACGGTTCCCGCTACTCACGTGACACCGAGTCACCTGACAAGGTAGTGCGGCTCATCGCGTTTGTCAACATCCGCCAGGACTAGTGCCCTGCTGTCACGTGCTCTCAAAGGCCGCTGCCAGGAGTTAATATGGTTCACGTCACGTCCGCCCTTACTTGCCTGTAAGCAGTATGGCGGAAGTGGAGGAGCAGCTACCTCTCTCTCCTCAGGATGGTGGCCGAGGCGAGTGTGGAGAAGAGCCCTCAGATGGAGGAGCTGCGGTGGGGGTTGCCGAGGCGGTTCCCCCTTCAGCCGGCTCCCCGGTGACCGAGGAACCTGCTGAGGACACCAAGAAGAAAAGTAATAGAAAAAGGAATTATTGCCCTGGGGGCGGGGCGAGGACGGTCGATCGCTCTGATTGCCAGGCGCATTGGCCAATCGGAGGAAAGAGTGAGCTGCCTTCCTCTGCTAGCTTAACCAATTAGGAAAAGGCAGAGGATATCGGGTTGGGGGGAATGCTCCACGCGTTGGTATCTCCCGGCCGCGGGTGGGACGGCAGGACTGCGGCCAATAGCTTGTCCCGGCACGAAGGAGTGGGCGGGGCTGGGTCTGTAGCTGCTGAGCTGTGTGTGAGGCGGGCGGCTTatgcctgggggcggggctcctgCCTCTGCCGCAGGTGCGCGGCGCCTCTTTTCCTTCACTCCCCCGCACCGCACCCTGCCTCTGCTCTCGCCCTAGTTGACGTCCTGCTGAAGGCTGTGGGGGACACGCCGATCATGAAGACCAAGAAGTGGAGCGTGGAGCGGACCCGCACCATCCAGGGGCTCGTTGACTTCATCAAAAAGTTCCTCAAGCTGGTGGCCTCGGAGCAGCTGGTACGTGACCTGACTTGTTTATTCCCAAGCCGGGGAAGGATGCGGTGGGTACTGGGGCTGCTTGGTGTCACGTAGACGTGCCGGGGTGAAAAAGGGGATAGCAGTGAGGTGATGAAGTGCGGGACGTGTGGAGCTGGCAAGGCTGCAATCAGCGATGGTATCATGTTGCCTGCTTCTTAATTGTGTAAGTTGCTTTGTATGATGATGAGGTAACTCTCCACAGGGAACCTGAGAACAAAAAGAGCTGCTTGTACTTGCTGACTATGGAGCCTGTACTGGCATAGCTATGATAGCATCACCCCAAAGGATAGACAGCCTGCGCTagagaagggttttttccatcagtgtaggaaCGCCAGCTCCAAAAACAAAGTTAGCTACCTTACCAGAAGCAtttttccattgacatagctgtgtctacattgGGGTGAGGTTAGCCTATCTATGCTAAGCACAAACTCTGCTGTCTAACAGGAAGTGAAATACACATATAATAAAACATAAGGAAAACACACTTCATTGTAGTGCATAAAGGAAAAATATCTAAAAAGCCTTATATTAAATAAAAGCTATTGCATTTCCTTATgcatttgtatagtgcctagcacactgaggtcccagggctcctaggcactatggcaggggttggcaacctttcagaagtggtgtgctgagtcttcatttattcactctaatataaggtttcgcgttccagtaatacattttaatgtttttagaaggtctctttctctacgtctataatatataactaaactattgctatctgtaaaataaataagatttttaaaatgtttaaggagcttcatttaaaatgaaattaaaatgcagagccctccggaccagtggccaggacccaggcagtgtaagtgcctcgtgaaaatcagttcgcatgccgccttcggcacgtgtgccataggttaccaCCTTCTacactatggtaatataaatgataaataataatatagaTAGATACATCTATGGTCTTACCATCAGGCTCAGACACTCTTGTTTCCCTGGAGGCCAGTTCCTGGTTTTCTTTTAAtatacttagggctggtctacacagggGGAATTGacataagatacgcaacttcagctatgagaataggttgacttactgcagtgtcataaaaatcatagaatatcagagttggaagggaccccaggaggtcatcaagtccaaccccctgctcaaaggaccaatccccagacacatttttaccccagttccctaaatggccccctcaagggttgagctcacaactctgggtttagcaggccaatgctcaaaccactgagctatccctcccctgcttcACCACTATGGCACACAGTAGtcttctcagagaggtggagtaCTGAAGTCGACTGGAGAGCACTTTGCTGTCAATTTAACAGGCTTTCAGTAGAGAAGGAAGCAGGGGgcaaaggggcagctgccccagggcctggcaatttaaaagggcccagggctcctggccgCTGCCAGCCTGGCAGTGGCCAAAAGCCCTGGATCCTTTAGATCACTGCAAGAGCCCCGACGTGCGCAGGGTGGGCAGCACagaagggctggctggaggaggctTACCCCCCTCCACCACCTGCTACCCGAGGCCCTGAAAGTACCAGTAAGACTTGTATGTTCCTTTCACCTCTAGATAAAAGTTTCCATGGGTATGTTTGATGCAAGAAATTTTGCAGTAGACAGGAGGTCTTGGTGTTGGATATTCAAAGCAAAAGAGCGAGGACCAGACCATTGGCTTGATGGCAGTGTACGAGACAAGTGCTTGATTGCAGGTCCTAATTCGAATGGTGTAGCATGCTCagacctggggaagtgaggatgACTCACATTGTTCCAGCAAAGACCCCATTGGCcagttaaagaacagaattgctAGGTTCCATGCAGTACCTCTCTCCCTAAATGATAGTGGCTCTGTGCAGAACTCTGAAGGTGTAAAGAGAGGTAAATACTGTGAACGGAAGGTAACCTTCactccatccctgacaggggcaTAGGGTCGAAGAAGTGCTCCTTGTAGATAGGAAGATAACTCACCAGGCAGATTTTTTCATCTTCTGTTTTCTTCCCTCACAGTTTATATATGTGAATCAGTCCTTCGCTCCTTCTCCAGACCAGGAAGTCGGGACACTCTATGAGGTGACTTTAGTTTTGAGTGTTGTTCTTTCTTAATATTTATTTAGTAGAAACTGTCTGTACCCTTGGCTGCCTTTTTAAATCTGCTATATGTCTGCCATGCCCAAAGTGGTGACATCATGAATTTGGATAACATTGCATGAATATATTAATAACGGGTGAGAGTTTCATTATGCGTTTGTCCAATAGTTATAGTTTAATTCATAAATGGACTGCTTCATTAGGTaatcttgttgcttttctctttctccactcccttttctttcccctgTAGTGTTTTGGAAGTGATGGCAAACTTGTACTGCATTACTGCAAATCTCAAGCTTGGGGATGAATGGTAAGCAGCCACTGATGCCTAGGACTGGCCTTCAGAAGGGAAGAGGCCTTTGAAATCTTCAGAAACAATGCCCATGGACATGCTGAAGAGAACTGTACATTACTGCCtatgaatttattttattctgtgCATTTATCTACAAAATGATGCAGATGACTTGCATAAAAGAGCTACATAGGCTACTCAGCCACGTAattctttcttccttgtgtcagttgtagtatggggaaaaaaattgcatGTGCCATCTGTAGAATAGAGCCATCTTTCCTGCTGCAGAGCTCCCTGGTTGCCACATATGAAAGGACATTATTTCATGGCTTGTGAACTGCATAACTCTCCattgctctgaatactgtattgagGATATAGCTTCCCATTGTTAGGAGGGATATTTATTGCACA
This genomic interval from Gopherus evgoodei ecotype Sinaloan lineage chromosome 6, rGopEvg1_v1.p, whole genome shotgun sequence contains the following:
- the ATG12 gene encoding ubiquitin-like protein ATG12 isoform X2 → MAEVEEQLPLSPQDGGRGECGEEPSDGGAAVGVAEAVPPSAGSPVTEEPAEDTKKKIDVLLKAVGDTPIMKTKKWSVERTRTIQGLVDFIKKFLKLVASEQLFIYVNQSFAPSPDQEVGTLYECFGSDGKLVLHYCKSQAWG
- the ATG12 gene encoding ubiquitin-like protein ATG12 isoform X1, with the protein product MLHALVSPGRGWDGRTAANSLSRHEGVGGAGSVAAELCVRRAAYAWGRGSCLCRRCAAPLFLHSPAPHPASALALVDVLLKAVGDTPIMKTKKWSVERTRTIQGLVDFIKKFLKLVASEQLFIYVNQSFAPSPDQEVGTLYECFGSDGKLVLHYCKSQAWG